A part of Ursus arctos isolate Adak ecotype North America chromosome X, UrsArc2.0, whole genome shotgun sequence genomic DNA contains:
- the ATP1B4 gene encoding protein ATP1B4 isoform X3 — translation MRRQLRSRRAPASPYGYRYRLDDQDEVNQNYLADEEEEAEEEARVMVAPDLEEEEEEEEEEEELEEEEKEEEKGQGEPAGNAWWQRWQIVNEYLWDPEKRMSLARTGQSWSLILVIYFFFYASLAAVITLCMYTLFLTISPYMPTFTERVKPPGYNDSLQEEMNVDCPPGQYFIQDGDEDEDKKACQFKRSFLKNCSGLEDPTFGYSTGQPCILLKMNRIVGFRPELGDPVKVSCKVQRGDENDIRSINYYPESASFDLRYYPYYGKLTHVNYTSPLVAMHFTDVVKNQAVPVQCQLKGKGIINDVINDRFVGRVIFTLNIET, via the exons GACGATCAGGATGAAGTGAACCAGAACTACTTAgcagatgaagaggaagaagctgaAGAAGAGGCCCGGGTGATGGTGGCACCCGAtttggaggaggaagaagaggaggaggaggaagaggaggagctagaagaggaggaaaaggaggaggaaaagggtcAGGGTGAGCCAGCAGGCAATGCCTGGTGGCAGAGATGGCAGATCGTGAACGAATACCTGTGGGATCCGGAGAAAAGGATGTCTCTGGCCCGAACAGGTCAGAGTTGGA GCCTGATCTTAGTCATTTACTTCTTCTTCTATGCCTCCCTGGCCGCCGTGATCACCCTCTGCATGTACACGCTATTTCTGACCATCAGTCCCTACATGCCGACCTTCACTGAGAGGGTGAAGCCGCCTG GTTACAACGACAGTCTTCAAGAGGAGATGAATGTAGATTGTCCCCCGGGGCAATACTTCATCCAAGATGGCGATGAGGATGAAGACAAGAAGGCCTGCCAATTTAAGCGCTCCTTCCTGAAGAACTGCTCTGGCTTGGAGGACCCTACTTTTGGCTACTCTACTGGACAGCCCTGCATCCTTCTAAAGATGAACCGG ATTGTAGGCTTTCGTCCTGAGCTTGGGGATCCCGTGAAGGTGTCCTGCAAAGTTCAG AGAGGCGATGAAAATGACATCCGATCCATCAATTACTACCCAGAGTCGGCTTCTTTTGACCTTCGCTACTACCCTTACTACGGCAAACTGACTCAT GTTAACTACACCTCCCCGCTGGTGGCAATGCACTTTACAGATGTGGTGAAGAACCAAGCAGTGCCTGTCCAGTGCCAGCTGAAGGGCAAGGGCATCATAAATGATGTCATCAACGATCGTTTTGTGGGTAGGGTGATCTTTACGCTGAACATAGAAACCTAA
- the ATP1B4 gene encoding protein ATP1B4 isoform X2, with the protein MRRQLRSRRAPASPYGYRYRLDDQDEVNQNYLADEEEEAEEEARVMVAPDLEEEEEEEEEEEELEEEEKEEEKGQGEPAGNAWWQRWQIVNEYLWDPEKRMSLARTGLILVIYFFFYASLAAVITLCMYTLFLTISPYMPTFTERVKPPGVMIRPFAHSLNFNFNVSEPDTWQHYVISLNGFLQGYNDSLQEEMNVDCPPGQYFIQDGDEDEDKKACQFKRSFLKNCSGLEDPTFGYSTGQPCILLKMNRIVGFRPELGDPVKVSCKVQRGDENDIRSINYYPESASFDLRYYPYYGKLTHVNYTSPLVAMHFTDVVKNQAVPVQCQLKGKGIINDVINDRFVGRVIFTLNIET; encoded by the exons GACGATCAGGATGAAGTGAACCAGAACTACTTAgcagatgaagaggaagaagctgaAGAAGAGGCCCGGGTGATGGTGGCACCCGAtttggaggaggaagaagaggaggaggaggaagaggaggagctagaagaggaggaaaaggaggaggaaaagggtcAGGGTGAGCCAGCAGGCAATGCCTGGTGGCAGAGATGGCAGATCGTGAACGAATACCTGTGGGATCCGGAGAAAAGGATGTCTCTGGCCCGAACAG GCCTGATCTTAGTCATTTACTTCTTCTTCTATGCCTCCCTGGCCGCCGTGATCACCCTCTGCATGTACACGCTATTTCTGACCATCAGTCCCTACATGCCGACCTTCACTGAGAGGGTGAAGCCGCCTG GAGTTATGATTAGACCCTTCGCCCATAGCCTTAACTTCAACTTCAACGTTTCTGAACCTGACACTTGGCAGCATTATGTCATTAGCCTAAATGGCTTTCTCCAAG GTTACAACGACAGTCTTCAAGAGGAGATGAATGTAGATTGTCCCCCGGGGCAATACTTCATCCAAGATGGCGATGAGGATGAAGACAAGAAGGCCTGCCAATTTAAGCGCTCCTTCCTGAAGAACTGCTCTGGCTTGGAGGACCCTACTTTTGGCTACTCTACTGGACAGCCCTGCATCCTTCTAAAGATGAACCGG ATTGTAGGCTTTCGTCCTGAGCTTGGGGATCCCGTGAAGGTGTCCTGCAAAGTTCAG AGAGGCGATGAAAATGACATCCGATCCATCAATTACTACCCAGAGTCGGCTTCTTTTGACCTTCGCTACTACCCTTACTACGGCAAACTGACTCAT GTTAACTACACCTCCCCGCTGGTGGCAATGCACTTTACAGATGTGGTGAAGAACCAAGCAGTGCCTGTCCAGTGCCAGCTGAAGGGCAAGGGCATCATAAATGATGTCATCAACGATCGTTTTGTGGGTAGGGTGATCTTTACGCTGAACATAGAAACCTAA
- the ATP1B4 gene encoding protein ATP1B4 isoform X4, which translates to MRRQLRSRRAPASPYGYRYRLDDQDEVNQNYLADEEEEAEEEARVMVAPDLEEEEEEEEEEEELEEEEKEEEKGQGEPAGNAWWQRWQIVNEYLWDPEKRMSLARTGLILVIYFFFYASLAAVITLCMYTLFLTISPYMPTFTERVKPPGYNDSLQEEMNVDCPPGQYFIQDGDEDEDKKACQFKRSFLKNCSGLEDPTFGYSTGQPCILLKMNRIVGFRPELGDPVKVSCKVQRGDENDIRSINYYPESASFDLRYYPYYGKLTHVNYTSPLVAMHFTDVVKNQAVPVQCQLKGKGIINDVINDRFVGRVIFTLNIET; encoded by the exons GACGATCAGGATGAAGTGAACCAGAACTACTTAgcagatgaagaggaagaagctgaAGAAGAGGCCCGGGTGATGGTGGCACCCGAtttggaggaggaagaagaggaggaggaggaagaggaggagctagaagaggaggaaaaggaggaggaaaagggtcAGGGTGAGCCAGCAGGCAATGCCTGGTGGCAGAGATGGCAGATCGTGAACGAATACCTGTGGGATCCGGAGAAAAGGATGTCTCTGGCCCGAACAG GCCTGATCTTAGTCATTTACTTCTTCTTCTATGCCTCCCTGGCCGCCGTGATCACCCTCTGCATGTACACGCTATTTCTGACCATCAGTCCCTACATGCCGACCTTCACTGAGAGGGTGAAGCCGCCTG GTTACAACGACAGTCTTCAAGAGGAGATGAATGTAGATTGTCCCCCGGGGCAATACTTCATCCAAGATGGCGATGAGGATGAAGACAAGAAGGCCTGCCAATTTAAGCGCTCCTTCCTGAAGAACTGCTCTGGCTTGGAGGACCCTACTTTTGGCTACTCTACTGGACAGCCCTGCATCCTTCTAAAGATGAACCGG ATTGTAGGCTTTCGTCCTGAGCTTGGGGATCCCGTGAAGGTGTCCTGCAAAGTTCAG AGAGGCGATGAAAATGACATCCGATCCATCAATTACTACCCAGAGTCGGCTTCTTTTGACCTTCGCTACTACCCTTACTACGGCAAACTGACTCAT GTTAACTACACCTCCCCGCTGGTGGCAATGCACTTTACAGATGTGGTGAAGAACCAAGCAGTGCCTGTCCAGTGCCAGCTGAAGGGCAAGGGCATCATAAATGATGTCATCAACGATCGTTTTGTGGGTAGGGTGATCTTTACGCTGAACATAGAAACCTAA
- the ATP1B4 gene encoding protein ATP1B4 isoform X1, which produces MRRQLRSRRAPASPYGYRYRLDDQDEVNQNYLADEEEEAEEEARVMVAPDLEEEEEEEEEEEELEEEEKEEEKGQGEPAGNAWWQRWQIVNEYLWDPEKRMSLARTGQSWSLILVIYFFFYASLAAVITLCMYTLFLTISPYMPTFTERVKPPGVMIRPFAHSLNFNFNVSEPDTWQHYVISLNGFLQGYNDSLQEEMNVDCPPGQYFIQDGDEDEDKKACQFKRSFLKNCSGLEDPTFGYSTGQPCILLKMNRIVGFRPELGDPVKVSCKVQRGDENDIRSINYYPESASFDLRYYPYYGKLTHVNYTSPLVAMHFTDVVKNQAVPVQCQLKGKGIINDVINDRFVGRVIFTLNIET; this is translated from the exons GACGATCAGGATGAAGTGAACCAGAACTACTTAgcagatgaagaggaagaagctgaAGAAGAGGCCCGGGTGATGGTGGCACCCGAtttggaggaggaagaagaggaggaggaggaagaggaggagctagaagaggaggaaaaggaggaggaaaagggtcAGGGTGAGCCAGCAGGCAATGCCTGGTGGCAGAGATGGCAGATCGTGAACGAATACCTGTGGGATCCGGAGAAAAGGATGTCTCTGGCCCGAACAGGTCAGAGTTGGA GCCTGATCTTAGTCATTTACTTCTTCTTCTATGCCTCCCTGGCCGCCGTGATCACCCTCTGCATGTACACGCTATTTCTGACCATCAGTCCCTACATGCCGACCTTCACTGAGAGGGTGAAGCCGCCTG GAGTTATGATTAGACCCTTCGCCCATAGCCTTAACTTCAACTTCAACGTTTCTGAACCTGACACTTGGCAGCATTATGTCATTAGCCTAAATGGCTTTCTCCAAG GTTACAACGACAGTCTTCAAGAGGAGATGAATGTAGATTGTCCCCCGGGGCAATACTTCATCCAAGATGGCGATGAGGATGAAGACAAGAAGGCCTGCCAATTTAAGCGCTCCTTCCTGAAGAACTGCTCTGGCTTGGAGGACCCTACTTTTGGCTACTCTACTGGACAGCCCTGCATCCTTCTAAAGATGAACCGG ATTGTAGGCTTTCGTCCTGAGCTTGGGGATCCCGTGAAGGTGTCCTGCAAAGTTCAG AGAGGCGATGAAAATGACATCCGATCCATCAATTACTACCCAGAGTCGGCTTCTTTTGACCTTCGCTACTACCCTTACTACGGCAAACTGACTCAT GTTAACTACACCTCCCCGCTGGTGGCAATGCACTTTACAGATGTGGTGAAGAACCAAGCAGTGCCTGTCCAGTGCCAGCTGAAGGGCAAGGGCATCATAAATGATGTCATCAACGATCGTTTTGTGGGTAGGGTGATCTTTACGCTGAACATAGAAACCTAA